A genomic window from Deltaproteobacteria bacterium includes:
- a CDS encoding efflux RND transporter permease subunit, with protein MIVSDTAVRKKVAVLVLAAVLAVFGLISYMSLPRESAPDITIPYVFVFTRYPGVAPEDIEKSITIPIEKKLKGLEGVKKISSTSTEGRSSIVIEFVAGTDIDDVLPKTKDKVDQAKQDLPSDL; from the coding sequence ATGATCGTCTCTGATACCGCCGTAAGAAAAAAGGTCGCCGTCCTCGTCCTGGCCGCCGTCCTCGCCGTTTTCGGCCTGATTTCCTACATGTCCCTTCCCAGGGAATCGGCTCCGGATATCACAATCCCCTATGTTTTCGTCTTCACCAGATATCCCGGTGTGGCCCCGGAGGATATCGAGAAGTCCATCACCATTCCCATCGAGAAGAAGCTGAAGGGGCTTGAAGGGGTCAAGAAAATCAGCTCCACAAGTACCGAGGGCAGGAGTTCCATCGTCATCGAGTTCGTGGCCGGAACGGACATCGACGATGTACTCCCAAAGACCAAGGACAAAGTGGATCAAGCCAAACAGGATCTCCCTTCCGACCTTGA
- a CDS encoding efflux RND transporter periplasmic adaptor subunit, which translates to MYDNNEKKAGKRKARILRLFWGGFPWLIVVGLSIFLFRMAGEIKEEKVRLEAEKKAAIKKEIPPVKVITLTVRPRRLEDKITLPAEIEPEEEVLVRAQVSGQVVRILAREGRKVAKGQVLLELDSRDYQNRLERVEANYRLAKLEYERNRTLARSHATSKAKLDTIEARLKDLEAQLSEARLALDRTRVRAPVSCILNDIKVERGDFVAAGKPVAQILQLNRVLVTVGVPESDVAAVFDLKQANVIIKALGDLKVKGKKVFLARKPRSLARLYDLKLEVANPDGRILPGMFAQVELVKKVFEDALIVPLYAVITRGDEQFVFVEQRGKAEKRPVKPGILSGWQVQILSGLSPGDRVIVVGHRQVEEGQKLEVIKNVNDLSEILKL; encoded by the coding sequence ATGTATGATAATAACGAAAAGAAAGCAGGGAAAAGAAAAGCCAGGATCCTCCGCCTTTTCTGGGGAGGATTCCCTTGGCTGATTGTTGTGGGTCTCAGCATTTTCCTTTTCCGGATGGCCGGGGAGATCAAGGAAGAGAAGGTCCGGCTGGAGGCGGAAAAGAAGGCGGCCATTAAAAAGGAGATTCCACCCGTCAAGGTGATCACCCTGACCGTGCGTCCAAGACGCCTGGAGGATAAGATAACTCTGCCCGCTGAGATTGAACCTGAAGAAGAGGTGCTTGTTCGGGCCCAGGTATCCGGACAGGTGGTTCGGATCCTGGCCAGGGAAGGCCGAAAGGTGGCCAAAGGCCAGGTCCTCCTTGAACTGGACAGCAGGGATTACCAAAACAGGTTGGAGCGTGTGGAGGCCAATTACAGGCTGGCCAAGCTGGAATATGAGCGAAACAGGACCCTTGCCAGGAGCCATGCCACCTCCAAGGCCAAGCTGGACACCATCGAGGCCCGACTAAAGGATCTGGAAGCCCAATTGAGTGAGGCCCGTCTGGCCCTCGATCGGACCCGGGTTCGGGCCCCGGTCTCGTGTATTTTGAACGATATCAAGGTGGAGAGGGGCGATTTTGTGGCAGCGGGAAAACCGGTCGCCCAGATCCTTCAACTCAACCGGGTCTTGGTTACTGTGGGTGTTCCGGAAAGTGACGTGGCCGCCGTATTCGATCTCAAACAGGCCAACGTGATCATCAAGGCCCTGGGAGACTTGAAGGTCAAAGGGAAAAAGGTTTTCTTGGCACGAAAACCACGAAGCCTGGCCAGGCTCTACGACCTGAAATTGGAAGTCGCCAATCCGGACGGCCGGATTCTGCCCGGCATGTTCGCCCAGGTGGAACTTGTAAAAAAGGTCTTCGAAGATGCTTTGATCGTTCCCCTCTATGCGGTGATCACCCGGGGAGACGAACAGTTTGTCTTTGTGGAGCAGAGGGGGAAGGCGGAGAAAAGACCCGTGAAACCAGGAATACTGTCCGGTTGGCAAGTTCAGATACTCTCCGGCTTGTCGCCGGGGGACAGGGTCATCGTGGTAGGCCACCGCCAGGTCGAAGAAGGTCAGAAGCTGGAAGTCATCAAAAACGTGAATGATCTCTCGGAGATCCTGAAGTTATGA
- a CDS encoding TetR/AcrR family transcriptional regulator yields MHDRSTKKVPSEETSKRKLMEAAVRLFSQKGYSGTSVREIVEEAGVSKPVLYYYFKSKEGLFRAILDDAARWQEEMIAEVLDTPGTATEKLRKLYKNIYDAFLEYPEFFKFIHALIFGLPQGNPRYDLERFHRRMDEVIKAIYLEGLTRREFREADPEDVSSLIMGVNDFCLHLDYMYPEKSDPERAERLLGLAFRGLRNCRWVNDHV; encoded by the coding sequence ATGCATGACAGATCCACGAAGAAGGTGCCCAGTGAGGAGACCTCGAAGCGCAAGCTGATGGAGGCCGCTGTAAGGCTCTTTTCTCAGAAGGGATACAGCGGCACCTCGGTCAGGGAAATCGTTGAAGAGGCAGGGGTCTCCAAACCGGTCCTTTATTACTATTTCAAGAGCAAGGAGGGTCTCTTCCGGGCGATCCTGGACGATGCCGCGCGGTGGCAGGAGGAGATGATAGCCGAAGTCCTGGATACCCCCGGCACGGCTACGGAGAAATTACGGAAACTATATAAAAACATATACGATGCCTTCTTGGAATATCCCGAGTTTTTCAAATTTATTCATGCCCTCATCTTCGGGCTTCCCCAGGGGAACCCGAGATATGACCTGGAAAGGTTTCATAGGCGAATGGACGAAGTCATAAAGGCCATATACCTGGAAGGCCTCACTCGCAGAGAGTTTCGGGAGGCCGATCCGGAAGATGTCTCCTCCCTGATAATGGGAGTAAATGATTTCTGCCTTCACCTGGATTACATGTACCCCGAGAAGTCCGATCCGGAGCGGGCTGAACGTCTCCTGGGTCTCGCCTTTCGGGGATTGAGAAACTGTCGGTGGGTCAACGATCATGTATGA